In the Agrococcus sp. Marseille-Q4369 genome, one interval contains:
- a CDS encoding prolyl oligopeptidase family serine peptidase — protein sequence MRYPEVRRDGTVETIHGEAIADPYRWLEDGDSAETHAFIEAQNAFAEPILAALPSRDAFRARVSALLTAPTRGCPWERGGRVFAWHGGEQNQPVLVVADSVDGLDGADGEEPRVLLDPNALSADGTVAVNVASVSPDGALLAYGISDGGSDWRTIRVRDVATGEDLADEIAWSKWNPPVWLPGGRAFSYWAYDAPTGDALTDEMGAGRLMRHEIGADPADDAVLFSRPEEPRLFARHWPRDDEWFVLSTDTGSSSGNDLAVRRHGEGALRQLVEGHDHEWSAIGIRGGRLFAVTDEGAPRYRLAAFDLATGEKSTIVPEHPEDVLLDASLTERGLVLEYSHDASHRMQLASLDGELGDAVPLGEGVSITGSESSSGSGTVFASTSSFVDRGTRHVIRVDGARLVEHRTLATPGPAAPRAVTHRIRTASSDGQQVPAFLVRPAGDAGDAPRPTLIWGYGGFNIPMNPAFRAVLAAWVDAGGVLVVPNLRGGGEFGSEWHKGGTKERKQQVFDDLFAIAEHLIETGVTTREQLALHGRSNGGLLAGAALTQRPELWAAVLPGVGVLDMLRYHRFTIGWAWASDYGDPDEAEAHEYLRAYSPLHNVRAGVAYPPTLITTGDHDDRVVPAHSFKFAAELQRAQAASASDAPVLLSVDTRAGHGMGKPKDAAALEFADQLAFAAHHTGLELA from the coding sequence ATGCGCTATCCCGAGGTGAGAAGAGACGGCACGGTCGAGACGATCCACGGGGAGGCGATCGCCGACCCGTACCGCTGGCTCGAGGACGGCGACTCCGCCGAGACTCACGCATTCATCGAGGCGCAGAACGCGTTCGCCGAGCCGATCCTCGCGGCGCTCCCCTCGCGCGACGCGTTCCGGGCGCGAGTCTCGGCGCTGCTCACGGCGCCGACCCGCGGCTGCCCGTGGGAGCGCGGCGGCCGCGTCTTCGCCTGGCACGGCGGCGAGCAGAACCAGCCGGTGCTCGTGGTCGCCGACTCGGTGGACGGGCTCGACGGCGCCGATGGCGAGGAGCCGAGGGTGCTGCTCGACCCGAACGCGCTCTCGGCCGACGGCACGGTCGCCGTCAACGTCGCGAGCGTCTCGCCCGACGGCGCGCTGCTCGCCTACGGCATCTCCGACGGCGGCTCCGACTGGCGCACGATCCGCGTGCGCGACGTCGCGACCGGTGAGGACCTCGCCGACGAGATCGCCTGGTCGAAGTGGAACCCGCCCGTGTGGCTGCCCGGCGGCCGCGCATTCAGCTACTGGGCCTACGACGCCCCGACGGGCGACGCGCTCACCGACGAGATGGGCGCGGGCCGGCTCATGCGGCACGAGATCGGCGCCGACCCCGCCGACGACGCCGTGCTCTTCTCCCGCCCCGAGGAGCCGCGCCTGTTCGCGCGCCACTGGCCGCGCGACGACGAGTGGTTCGTGCTCTCGACCGACACCGGCTCGTCGAGCGGGAACGACCTCGCGGTGCGCCGCCACGGCGAGGGCGCGCTCCGGCAGCTCGTCGAGGGCCACGACCACGAGTGGAGCGCGATCGGCATCCGCGGCGGCCGTCTCTTCGCCGTGACCGACGAGGGCGCGCCGCGCTACCGGCTCGCGGCCTTCGACCTCGCGACCGGCGAGAAGTCGACGATCGTGCCCGAGCACCCCGAGGACGTGCTGCTCGACGCGAGCCTCACCGAGCGCGGCCTCGTGCTCGAGTACTCGCACGACGCGAGCCACCGCATGCAGCTCGCGAGCCTCGACGGCGAGCTCGGGGACGCGGTGCCGCTCGGCGAGGGCGTCTCGATCACCGGCTCCGAGTCGTCGAGCGGCAGCGGCACCGTCTTCGCCTCCACCTCGAGCTTCGTCGACCGCGGCACGCGCCACGTCATCCGCGTCGACGGCGCTCGCCTCGTCGAGCACCGCACGCTCGCGACGCCCGGGCCGGCCGCGCCGCGCGCGGTGACCCACCGCATCCGCACCGCCTCGAGCGACGGGCAGCAGGTGCCGGCGTTCCTCGTGCGTCCGGCCGGCGACGCGGGCGACGCGCCCCGCCCGACGCTCATCTGGGGCTACGGCGGCTTCAACATCCCGATGAACCCGGCCTTCCGCGCGGTGCTCGCGGCGTGGGTCGACGCGGGCGGCGTGCTCGTCGTGCCGAACCTGCGCGGCGGCGGCGAGTTCGGCTCGGAGTGGCACAAGGGCGGCACGAAGGAGCGCAAGCAGCAGGTCTTCGACGACCTCTTCGCGATCGCCGAGCACCTCATCGAGACCGGCGTGACGACGCGCGAGCAGCTCGCGCTGCACGGCCGCTCGAACGGCGGCCTGCTCGCGGGCGCGGCGCTCACGCAGCGGCCCGAGCTCTGGGCGGCGGTGCTCCCGGGCGTCGGCGTGCTCGACATGCTGCGCTACCACCGCTTCACGATCGGCTGGGCGTGGGCGAGCGACTACGGCGACCCCGACGAGGCCGAGGCGCACGAGTACCTCCGCGCCTACTCGCCGCTCCACAACGTGCGCGCCGGTGTCGCCTACCCGCCGACGCTCATCACGACCGGCGACCACGACGACCGGGTCGTGCCCGCGCACTCGTTCAAGTTCGCCGCCGAGCTGCAGCGCGCCCAGGCGGCCTCGGCCTCGGACGCGCCCGTGCTCCTCTCGGTCGACACGCGCGCCGGGCACGGCATGGGCAAGCCGAAGGACGCGGCGGCGCTCGAGTTCGCCGACCAGCTCGCGTTCGCGGCGCACCACACGGGGCTCGAGCTCGCGTGA
- a CDS encoding methionine ABC transporter permease: MNELASILPTLLEQTGIMLWIVAVSLIFGGLGGLVIGTGLYVTRRGGILQQPVVWWVLNVLVNTFRPIPFIIFLAAMQPIGRLVVGKGIGTEYAIFAIALAATFGIARIVEQNLVSIPTGVIEAARSTGASPWRIIRTVILPEALGPLVLGYTFAVIAIVDMSAVAGLVGGDGLGNYAITYGYRQFDPLVTWSALLVIVVVVQLIQVLGNWLARRIMRR; the protein is encoded by the coding sequence ATGAACGAGCTCGCGAGCATCCTCCCGACGCTCCTCGAGCAGACCGGGATCATGCTGTGGATCGTGGCGGTCTCGCTCATCTTCGGCGGGCTCGGCGGGCTCGTGATCGGCACGGGCCTCTACGTCACCCGGCGCGGCGGCATCCTGCAGCAGCCCGTCGTCTGGTGGGTGCTGAACGTGCTCGTGAACACGTTCCGACCCATCCCCTTCATCATCTTCCTCGCGGCGATGCAGCCGATCGGGCGCCTCGTCGTCGGCAAGGGCATCGGCACCGAGTACGCGATCTTCGCGATCGCGCTCGCCGCGACCTTCGGCATCGCGCGCATCGTCGAGCAGAACCTCGTGTCGATCCCGACGGGCGTCATCGAGGCGGCGCGCTCGACCGGCGCGAGCCCCTGGCGCATCATCCGCACCGTCATCCTCCCCGAGGCGCTCGGGCCGCTCGTGCTCGGCTACACCTTCGCGGTCATCGCGATCGTCGACATGTCGGCGGTCGCGGGCCTCGTCGGCGGCGACGGGCTCGGCAACTACGCGATCACCTACGGCTACCGCCAGTTCGACCCGCTCGTGACGTGGTCGGCGCTGCTCGTGATCGTCGTGGTGGTGCAGCTCATCCAGGTGCTCGGCAACTGGCTCGCGCGCCGCATCATGCGGCGCTGA
- a CDS encoding MFS transporter yields MTTAAAHPNTHRRALKSGTAAAVGTTIEWYDFYVYATAAAIVFPTVFFPDADPAMGTLASFATYAVAFFARPLGGIIFGHVGDRLGRKPALTITLMLMGVATVLVGLVPDYNTIGIAAPILLIVLRICQGLAVGGEWGGASLMAVESAPPKWKTFYGGFTQIGNPLGALLATGAFWILAAMGDDVLLTWGWRVPFLASIVLIGVGLWVRWRVEETPVFEEKVQERQQSTPLVFALKNNWYPMLLGFGMVGIASGGYYLATTYVQSYATSPEVGLEAAIILGAMTVASFVEALVTLPLAYLGDKFGRKRLMYLGIGLSVLLIVPLILAIGAHEVALIYVLVSAIRLTMSGTWAPLSALMSQMFRPQSRYTSMSLSYGVGAAVWGGLSPVVAAALFAATGNIWTVIGLYAFLGLVAWVSTYLAPQHSDEAPVTQSFEPRLDTTAIRNPREQ; encoded by the coding sequence ATGACCACCGCCGCCGCGCACCCCAACACGCACCGCCGCGCGCTGAAGTCCGGCACCGCTGCAGCGGTCGGCACCACGATCGAGTGGTACGACTTCTACGTCTACGCGACCGCCGCGGCGATCGTGTTCCCGACCGTCTTCTTCCCCGACGCCGATCCCGCGATGGGCACGCTCGCATCCTTCGCGACCTACGCGGTGGCGTTCTTCGCCCGCCCGCTCGGCGGCATCATCTTCGGCCACGTCGGCGACCGGCTCGGCCGCAAGCCCGCGCTCACGATCACGCTCATGCTCATGGGCGTCGCGACCGTGCTCGTCGGCCTCGTGCCCGACTACAACACGATCGGCATCGCCGCGCCGATCCTGCTCATCGTGCTGCGCATCTGCCAGGGCCTCGCGGTCGGCGGCGAGTGGGGCGGCGCGAGCCTCATGGCTGTCGAGAGCGCCCCGCCGAAGTGGAAGACCTTCTACGGCGGCTTCACGCAGATCGGCAACCCGCTCGGCGCGCTGCTCGCGACCGGCGCCTTCTGGATCCTCGCCGCGATGGGCGACGACGTGCTCCTGACGTGGGGCTGGCGCGTGCCGTTCCTCGCGAGCATCGTGCTCATCGGCGTGGGCCTGTGGGTGCGCTGGCGCGTCGAGGAGACGCCGGTGTTCGAGGAGAAGGTGCAGGAGCGCCAGCAGTCGACGCCGCTCGTCTTCGCCCTCAAGAACAACTGGTACCCGATGCTGCTCGGCTTCGGCATGGTCGGCATCGCCTCGGGCGGCTACTACCTCGCGACGACCTACGTGCAGAGCTACGCGACGTCGCCCGAGGTCGGCCTCGAGGCCGCGATCATCCTCGGCGCCATGACGGTCGCGTCGTTCGTCGAGGCGCTCGTGACGCTGCCGCTCGCCTACCTCGGCGACAAGTTCGGCCGCAAGCGCCTCATGTACCTGGGCATCGGCCTGTCGGTGCTGCTCATCGTGCCGCTCATCCTCGCGATCGGCGCGCACGAGGTCGCGCTCATCTACGTGCTCGTCTCGGCCATCCGCCTGACGATGAGCGGCACGTGGGCGCCGCTGTCGGCCCTCATGTCGCAGATGTTCCGCCCGCAGTCGCGCTACACCTCGATGTCGCTCTCGTACGGCGTCGGCGCCGCGGTGTGGGGCGGCCTGTCGCCCGTCGTCGCCGCCGCGCTCTTCGCCGCGACCGGCAACATCTGGACCGTCATCGGCCTCTACGCCTTCCTCGGGCTCGTCGCGTGGGTCTCGACCTACCTCGCGCCGCAGCACTCGGACGAGGCACCCGTGACGCAGTCGTTCGAGCCCCGCCTCGACACCACCGCCATCCGCAACCCCAGGGAGCAGTGA
- a CDS encoding ATP-binding cassette domain-containing protein has product MAEHIVIDRVSKRFPSAKRGGDEIVAVDDVSLRIEQGEIFGIIGYSGAGKSTLVRLINQLEPVSSGRITIGDVPITELRGRRLREQQTGIGMIFQRFNLLTSRTVAGNVGYPLEVIGVARAERRRRVAELLEFVGLAGRADAYPEQLSGGQQQRVGIARALATNPQVLLADEATSALDPETTVEVLDLLARVNRELGVTIVVITHEMEVITRIADRVAVMEEGRVVEVGATYDVFTRPATSVAKRFVQTVVRALPAGDELEQLRAKHEGRLFTISFTDEGASEARVFSALAKAGVDFNLVHGGVDDIQGRVYGLLTIAVRGDADAVAWALQQVGGGVRVEEQR; this is encoded by the coding sequence ATGGCCGAGCACATCGTGATCGACCGGGTCTCGAAGCGGTTCCCGTCCGCGAAGCGCGGCGGCGACGAGATCGTCGCGGTCGATGACGTCTCGCTGCGCATCGAGCAGGGCGAGATCTTCGGGATCATCGGCTACTCGGGTGCCGGCAAGTCGACGCTCGTGCGGCTCATCAACCAGCTCGAGCCCGTCTCGAGCGGCCGGATCACGATCGGCGACGTGCCGATCACCGAGCTGCGCGGCCGGCGGCTGCGCGAGCAGCAGACCGGCATCGGCATGATCTTCCAGCGCTTCAACCTGCTCACCTCCCGCACCGTCGCCGGCAACGTCGGCTACCCGCTCGAGGTCATCGGCGTCGCGCGCGCCGAGCGCCGGCGGCGGGTCGCGGAGCTGCTCGAGTTCGTCGGGCTCGCCGGCCGCGCCGACGCCTATCCCGAGCAGCTCTCGGGCGGGCAGCAGCAGCGCGTCGGCATCGCGCGCGCCCTCGCGACGAATCCGCAGGTGCTGCTCGCCGACGAGGCGACGAGCGCGCTCGACCCCGAGACGACCGTCGAGGTGCTCGACCTGCTCGCGCGCGTCAACCGCGAGCTCGGCGTGACGATCGTCGTGATCACGCACGAGATGGAGGTGATCACGCGCATCGCCGACCGGGTCGCGGTCATGGAGGAGGGCAGGGTCGTCGAGGTGGGCGCGACCTACGACGTCTTCACCCGTCCCGCGACGAGCGTCGCGAAGCGCTTCGTGCAGACCGTCGTGCGCGCGCTGCCGGCCGGCGACGAGCTCGAGCAGCTGCGCGCGAAGCACGAGGGCCGCCTCTTCACCATCTCCTTCACCGACGAGGGCGCCTCCGAGGCGCGCGTGTTCTCGGCACTCGCGAAGGCCGGCGTCGACTTCAACCTCGTGCACGGCGGGGTCGACGACATCCAGGGCCGCGTCTACGGGCTGCTGACGATCGCGGTGCGCGGCGACGCGGACGCCGTCGCGTGGGCGCTGCAGCAGGTCGGCGGCGGCGTGCGGGTGGAGGAGCAGCGATGA
- a CDS encoding amidohydrolase, whose protein sequence is MRRLATFDDRDSRPTIITADRILTVDDAQPEARAMLTAGGRILAIGELSEVEAAAAGMDAERIDRPGTTIVPGFVDAHAHPLMYGQLLTWIDVSPSKAGSIPEIVELLREGARRLPAGVPIRGYGYEQRNLAERRHPTRHELDEVARDREVYVMNASGHGGVVNSFTLERYGVTRETPNPEGGEFFRDASGELTGELSDAACNVLTGLSGVKIGHHGPNFHLADEPAEHQRQLDLVQREFLAGGVTAIGDAQVSKRELAAYLEMADRGALSMRVSMYFLSHLLDQVIELGITGPFGNAFLSATGIKFYADGTLGGWTAYFPEGYVGDPCRTGQLYHEPEEYAGLVRRAHAAGLQTATHAQSPTAIAMVVDALEAALAERPDADARHRIEHCGLPTEGDIARMAELGIRPVNQPQHHYNWGEGVEQAIGTPGERFNPLGEFVAAGVPVTISSDAPVAEPRPLEAMQAAVTRVTRRGTKLGPDALRIDAAAALRAHTLEGAVSIGREHELGSLAAGKRADFAVLSADPLAVPGEELAAIRVLETWVDGSVRFSTEQP, encoded by the coding sequence GTGCGCCGCCTCGCGACCTTCGACGACCGGGACTCGCGCCCGACGATCATCACCGCCGACCGCATCCTGACCGTCGACGACGCGCAGCCCGAGGCGCGCGCGATGCTGACGGCCGGCGGCCGGATCCTCGCGATCGGCGAGCTCTCCGAGGTCGAGGCGGCCGCGGCCGGGATGGACGCCGAGCGCATCGACCGGCCGGGGACCACGATCGTGCCGGGCTTCGTCGACGCCCACGCGCATCCGCTCATGTACGGGCAGCTCCTCACCTGGATCGACGTGTCGCCCTCGAAGGCCGGCTCGATCCCCGAGATCGTCGAGCTGCTGCGCGAGGGCGCGAGGCGGCTGCCGGCCGGCGTGCCGATCCGCGGCTACGGCTACGAGCAGCGCAACCTCGCCGAGCGCCGCCACCCCACGCGGCACGAGCTCGACGAGGTCGCCCGCGACCGCGAGGTGTACGTCATGAACGCCTCCGGGCACGGCGGCGTCGTGAACTCCTTCACGCTCGAGCGCTACGGCGTCACGCGCGAGACCCCGAACCCCGAGGGCGGCGAGTTCTTCCGGGATGCATCGGGCGAGCTCACGGGGGAGCTCTCGGATGCGGCGTGCAACGTGCTCACGGGCCTCTCCGGCGTGAAGATCGGCCACCACGGGCCGAACTTCCACCTCGCCGATGAGCCGGCCGAGCACCAGCGGCAGCTCGACCTCGTGCAGCGCGAGTTCCTCGCCGGCGGCGTGACCGCGATCGGCGACGCGCAGGTGTCGAAGCGCGAGCTCGCCGCCTACCTCGAGATGGCCGACCGCGGCGCGCTCTCGATGCGCGTCTCGATGTACTTCCTCTCCCACTTGCTCGACCAGGTGATCGAGCTCGGCATCACCGGCCCCTTCGGCAACGCCTTCCTCTCGGCGACGGGCATCAAGTTCTACGCCGACGGCACGCTCGGCGGCTGGACCGCCTACTTCCCCGAGGGCTACGTGGGCGACCCGTGCCGCACGGGGCAGCTCTACCACGAGCCGGAGGAGTATGCGGGGCTCGTGCGCCGCGCGCACGCCGCGGGGCTGCAGACCGCGACGCACGCGCAGTCGCCGACGGCGATCGCGATGGTCGTCGACGCGCTCGAGGCGGCGCTCGCCGAGCGGCCCGACGCCGACGCGCGCCACCGCATCGAGCACTGCGGCCTGCCCACCGAGGGCGACATCGCCCGCATGGCCGAGCTCGGCATCCGGCCCGTCAACCAGCCGCAGCACCACTACAACTGGGGCGAGGGCGTCGAGCAGGCGATCGGCACGCCCGGCGAGCGCTTCAACCCGCTCGGCGAGTTCGTCGCCGCCGGGGTGCCGGTGACGATCTCGTCCGACGCTCCCGTCGCCGAGCCGCGGCCGCTCGAGGCGATGCAGGCGGCCGTCACGCGCGTCACGCGCCGCGGCACGAAGCTCGGTCCCGACGCGCTGCGCATCGACGCGGCGGCGGCGCTCCGCGCCCACACGCTCGAGGGCGCCGTCTCGATCGGGCGCGAGCAC
- a CDS encoding tetratricopeptide repeat protein, which yields MTTEWDARVDALYDDESIDDDTRIERIEGLVAEAPHVAVGLFELAGAHDSAGREAEADVLYRAAADAGLAEADTARAAQLVIQHASTLRNLGHIDEAIAMLEAAPAHPSTGAARDAFLALALHGAGRHDEALRVALEALAPTLPIYRRSVLAYAADLTHPPV from the coding sequence GTGACGACCGAGTGGGATGCGCGCGTCGACGCGCTCTACGACGACGAGTCGATCGACGACGACACGCGCATCGAGCGGATCGAGGGGCTCGTCGCAGAGGCACCGCACGTCGCGGTCGGGCTCTTCGAGCTCGCCGGCGCGCACGACTCGGCGGGGCGCGAGGCGGAGGCCGATGTGCTCTACCGCGCCGCCGCCGACGCCGGGCTCGCTGAGGCCGACACCGCGCGCGCCGCGCAGCTCGTCATCCAGCACGCCTCGACGCTGCGGAACCTCGGTCACATCGACGAGGCGATCGCGATGCTCGAGGCCGCGCCCGCGCATCCCTCGACGGGCGCGGCGCGCGACGCGTTCCTCGCGCTCGCGCTCCACGGCGCCGGCCGGCACGACGAGGCGCTCCGGGTCGCGCTCGAAGCGCTCGCGCCGACGCTGCCGATCTACCGCCGGTCGGTGCTCGCCTACGCAGCCGACCTCACGCATCCGCCCGTCTGA
- a CDS encoding AsnC family transcriptional regulator, with product MAAEGGRDGSRIDAALTRALQADGRASISELAATVGASRDLVSQRLQRLHRDGLRVVAALDPGVVGHHVLVHTMLAVDGPVRPVAQLVAELPDAVFVSMTSGALPLVVESRHGSVTELHEALDGMRGLPTVRRVRVTTYAEVLKGFFVSKRRDEVVLDELDRALIAQLQQDGRASYRALADAVHLSPSSARARVHRLIDAGVLRISAIQAGGPSPNRLAIGIGITAIGGTAPIRDYLLGSAAIDFAARSHGVFDFIATVSGPASAPLLDVIEELRSIEQVSALESWSHYDVIKEDYARTLGRILAR from the coding sequence ATGGCAGCGGAGGGCGGCAGGGACGGCAGCCGGATCGACGCGGCGCTCACGCGCGCGCTCCAGGCCGACGGCCGCGCGAGCATCAGCGAGCTCGCCGCGACGGTCGGCGCGAGCCGCGACCTCGTCTCGCAGCGGCTGCAGCGGCTGCACCGCGACGGGCTGCGCGTCGTCGCGGCGCTCGACCCCGGCGTCGTCGGGCACCACGTGCTCGTGCACACGATGCTCGCGGTCGACGGCCCCGTGCGGCCGGTCGCGCAGCTCGTCGCCGAGCTGCCCGACGCCGTCTTCGTCTCGATGACGAGCGGCGCGCTCCCGCTCGTCGTCGAGTCGCGCCACGGGAGCGTGACCGAGCTGCACGAGGCGCTCGACGGCATGCGGGGGCTGCCGACCGTGCGGCGCGTGCGCGTGACGACGTACGCGGAGGTGCTCAAGGGCTTCTTCGTCTCGAAGCGCCGCGACGAGGTCGTGCTCGACGAGCTCGACCGGGCGCTCATCGCGCAGCTGCAGCAGGACGGCCGCGCGAGCTACCGCGCGCTCGCCGACGCGGTGCACCTGTCCCCCTCGTCGGCGAGGGCGCGCGTGCACCGGCTCATCGACGCCGGCGTGCTGCGCATCTCGGCGATCCAGGCGGGCGGACCCTCCCCGAACCGGCTCGCGATCGGCATCGGCATCACCGCGATCGGCGGCACCGCGCCCATCCGCGACTACTTGCTCGGCTCGGCTGCGATCGACTTCGCGGCTCGCTCGCACGGCGTCTTCGACTTCATCGCGACCGTCTCGGGCCCCGCCTCCGCGCCGCTGCTCGACGTCATCGAGGAGCTGCGCAGCATCGAGCAGGTGAGCGCGCTCGAGTCGTGGAGCCACTACGACGTCATCAAGGAGGACTACGCGCGCACCCTCGGCCGCATCCTCGCGCGCTGA